TCACGCGCTCGAGGAATCGGTCCTGATCAAGGAGGCGACCGGCGCGACCGTCACCGCCGTGGGGATCGCCGTCGAGGGCATGGACCGGGTGCTGCAGTCGGCCGTCGCCCGCGGCGCCGACCGGGCCGTGAAGATCGATTGCGGAGAGGCCAATCCGGACTCCCGGGCCCTCGCCAAGCTGCTGTGCGAGGCGCTGGCGCAGCTGAAGCCGGACCTGATCCTGGCCGGCGTGCAGACGCCCGAGGATCTGTTCGGCCAGCTGGTGCCGTTCCTGGGCGCGCTGATGGGCCGCCCGCATGCCAGCGGCGTCACCGGCGCGCAGGTCGAAGGCAACGCCGTCGTGATCCAGCAGGAATATGGCGCCGGCCGCGCCGCGCGCCTGAAGCTGGCGCTGCCGGCGGTGCTGGGGGTGCAATCCGCCTCTCAGCCGCCGCGCTATGTGTCGGGCACAAAGCTGCGCCAGGCGATCCAGGGCACCAAGATCGAGACCTTGTCGGCGGCGGCGAGCGCTGGCAACAACGGCGCCGTCAAGGAAATGCGCCGGCCGTCACGCGGGCAAGGGGCCGAGATGATCGACGGCGAGGCCGAGGCGGTCGCGGGCAAGATCTTTGACGCGCTCGTCGCGCGCGGCCTCGTGGGAGGAAAGTGATGTCGGTGATCCTGGTCTATGTCGAAGCGAATGACGGCACCGTCACGGCTGCCAGCCTCGAAACCCTCTCGGGCGCGCGCCAGCTGGCCGACGCTGCGGGCGGCTCGGTCGAGGCGCTGATCCTGGCGGCCGATCCGGCGCCCCTGTCAAAGCAGGTCGTCGGCGCCGACCGCATTCTCGAAGTCGCGCATCCTGCCCTCGCCGCCTATCTGCCCGAGGCGCATCAGGCCGTGCTGGTCGAGACCGTGAAGGCCCGCAAGCCCGACCTGCTGTTGCTGGCCAATTCCTATGTCGGGCTCGACCTCGCCGCCAGCACGGCGATCGCGACCGACCGTCCGGTCGTGAGCTATTGCATGGCCGTGGCGCTGGCGGGCGATGTCCTGACCACCACCAACCAGGTCTATGGCGGCAAGATCGAGGCCGTCGCCGAGACCAGGCTGCCTGCCGTCGCCGCCGTCAATCCCGGCACCTTCAAGAGCGACGCGACTGCGAAGCCGGGCGTCGAGACCCTCCGCCTGGAGGCGCCCGCCGCCCTCGGCAGTCTCGCCAGCAGCTTCGTCGAGGCGCTCAAGGAAGAATCCGGCGACGTCGACATCACCCAGCAGGAGCGGCTCGTCAGTGTCGGTCGCGGCATCGGCGAGGCTGACAATATCGCGCTGGCGCAGGCCCTGGCCGAGGCGCTCGGTGCCGTGGTCTCGGCCAGCCGCCCCGTGGTCGATGCCGGCTGGATGCCGAAGAGCCGGCAGGTCGGCAAGTCGGGCCACAAGGTGAAGCCGAAGCTCTATGTCGCGGTCGGCATCTCGGGCGCGCCGGAACATCTCGAAGGCATGCGCGATGCGGGCTTCATCGTGGCGATCAACCAGGATGCCAAGGCGCCGATCTTCGACGTCGCCCATATCGGCACCACCTGCGACCTGTTCGATCTGCTGCCCGCCTTGACCGAACGGCTGAACACGCGGAACGCCTGACCCGTGGATTCCAAGCCCCTCGTCCTGGCGGCCCTGATGGTGCTGGCCGCCTCCTTCGCCAGCTATCGGTTCTTCCTCCGGCTGCGCCCGATGTTCAGCGCGCCGGGGATCGACCGGCTCGACCATATCGGCGAACGGCTCTGGGGCCTGGTGCCGAACGTGCTGCTGCATCGCCGCCTGCTGATGATCCGCTATTCCGGGATCCTGCATGCGATGATCTTCAGCAGCTTCATCGTGCTCTTCACCGCCATCATCCAGGCCTTCGGCTCAGGATTGATCCCGGGCTTCAGCCTGGCGCCCGTCGGCGGCAACAGCGTCATCGCCCTGCTGCAGGATGTCTTCGCCGTCGTCATCCTCGTCGGCGTCGGCATGGCCTTCTATAACCGGTTCGTCATCAAGCCGGCGCGGTTCAAGGGCTCCAACAACAAGGACGCGACCATCATCCTGCTGCTGATCACCTCGGTCGTGGTCAGCATGCTGCTGGAGTTCGCTTTCCACATCGCCGCCGGCAACGAACCCTCCGCGGCCTGGCGGCCTTTGAGCTCGGCTATCGCCAAGCTGCTCGTCGCCCTGGGCTTCGACGGGGAGCGGGCCGCCGAAGCCGCCCATATCCTCTACTGGGTCCATGTCTCGGTGATCCTGGGGTTCCTCACTTATATCCCCGGCTCCAAGCATCTCCATATGTTCGCGGCGATCCCGAACATCTTCCTGCGCAATATCGGCCCCAAGGGCCAGTCGCGCACGCCCGACCCCAAGGCCGCCCATATCGGTCTTTCCGATGTGCGCGAGCTCGACTGGAAGGGGATGCTCGATCTCTATTCCTGCACCGAATGCGGCCGCTGCCAGGCGGCCTGCCCGGCTTATGCCGCGGGCCTGCCGCTCAGCCCCAAGATCCTGATCATGAATCTGCGCGACGCGCTGATCGGGGAAGAGACGGCGCCGGCGCGTCCGGCCGGGGCGCCGGCCGCGGGCTCCAATCTCGAGGCGCTGGTCGGCAGCGTGATCTCGGAGCAGACCCTCTGGGCCTGCACCACCTGCCGCGCCTGCATGGATGTCTGCCCGCTCCATATCGAGCATGTGCCGAAGATCGTCGATATGCGCCGCCATATGGTCGAGGCCGGCCATGTGACGCCGGGCATCCAGGACGCCATGGCGAGCTTCCAGCAATATGGCAATTCCTTCAAGAAGCCGGCGCGCATGCGCGCGAAATGGACCTCGGGCCTCGATTTCAAGATCAAGGACGCGCGCAAGGAGGAGGTCGACATCCTCTGGTTCGTCGGCGATTACGCGTCCTACGATCCGCGCGTCCAGCGCATCACCCAGACGGTGGCGCGGCTGCTGCGCAAGGCCGGCGTCGATTTCGGCATCCTCTATGACGCCGAACAGAACAGCGGCAACGATGTGCGCCGCGTGGGCGACGAGGGTCTGTTCCAGACCCTCTCCGAGCACAATATCGAGGCGCTGGCGGGCTGTAGCTTCAAGCGCATCATGACCACCGATCCGCACAGCCTCAACGCGCTGCGCCAGGAATATCCGGCACAGGGCACGAGCTACGAGGTGATCCACTACACCCAGCTCCTGCTGGAGCTGCTGCGCGAGGGCAGGATCGAGAAGGCCGCCAACGGGAAGGTGACGGGCGTCGTGACCTATCACGACCCCTGCTATCTGGGCCGCTACAACAACGGCTTCGAACCGCCGCGCCAGATCTTCGCCGAGCTCGGCTACCAGCTCCACGAGATGGGCCGGTGCCGCGAGAACAGCTTCTGCTGCGGTGCGGGCGGCGGGCGGATCTGGCAGGACGATACCGGCGTGACTGAGCGGCCGAGCGAGAACCGTATCCGCGAGGCGCTGGCGCTGGGCGACGCGACCATCTTCGCGGTCGCCTGTCCCAAGGACCTCGTCATGTACACGGCCGCGGTCCAGTCGCTCGCGGTCGAGGACAAGATCCAGGTGAAGGATAT
The nucleotide sequence above comes from Hypericibacter terrae. Encoded proteins:
- a CDS encoding heterodisulfide reductase-related iron-sulfur binding cluster gives rise to the protein MDSKPLVLAALMVLAASFASYRFFLRLRPMFSAPGIDRLDHIGERLWGLVPNVLLHRRLLMIRYSGILHAMIFSSFIVLFTAIIQAFGSGLIPGFSLAPVGGNSVIALLQDVFAVVILVGVGMAFYNRFVIKPARFKGSNNKDATIILLLITSVVVSMLLEFAFHIAAGNEPSAAWRPLSSAIAKLLVALGFDGERAAEAAHILYWVHVSVILGFLTYIPGSKHLHMFAAIPNIFLRNIGPKGQSRTPDPKAAHIGLSDVRELDWKGMLDLYSCTECGRCQAACPAYAAGLPLSPKILIMNLRDALIGEETAPARPAGAPAAGSNLEALVGSVISEQTLWACTTCRACMDVCPLHIEHVPKIVDMRRHMVEAGHVTPGIQDAMASFQQYGNSFKKPARMRAKWTSGLDFKIKDARKEEVDILWFVGDYASYDPRVQRITQTVARLLRKAGVDFGILYDAEQNSGNDVRRVGDEGLFQTLSEHNIEALAGCSFKRIMTTDPHSLNALRQEYPAQGTSYEVIHYTQLLLELLREGRIEKAANGKVTGVVTYHDPCYLGRYNNGFEPPRQIFAELGYQLHEMGRCRENSFCCGAGGGRIWQDDTGVTERPSENRIREALALGDATIFAVACPKDLVMYTAAVQSLAVEDKIQVKDIAELFA
- a CDS encoding electron transfer flavoprotein subunit beta/FixA family protein; this translates as MHIVTVVRLVPDLLEEIQVNEQGTDIDREWIGVKLCEFDDHALEESVLIKEATGATVTAVGIAVEGMDRVLQSAVARGADRAVKIDCGEANPDSRALAKLLCEALAQLKPDLILAGVQTPEDLFGQLVPFLGALMGRPHASGVTGAQVEGNAVVIQQEYGAGRAARLKLALPAVLGVQSASQPPRYVSGTKLRQAIQGTKIETLSAAASAGNNGAVKEMRRPSRGQGAEMIDGEAEAVAGKIFDALVARGLVGGK
- a CDS encoding electron transfer flavoprotein subunit alpha/FixB family protein translates to MSVILVYVEANDGTVTAASLETLSGARQLADAAGGSVEALILAADPAPLSKQVVGADRILEVAHPALAAYLPEAHQAVLVETVKARKPDLLLLANSYVGLDLAASTAIATDRPVVSYCMAVALAGDVLTTTNQVYGGKIEAVAETRLPAVAAVNPGTFKSDATAKPGVETLRLEAPAALGSLASSFVEALKEESGDVDITQQERLVSVGRGIGEADNIALAQALAEALGAVVSASRPVVDAGWMPKSRQVGKSGHKVKPKLYVAVGISGAPEHLEGMRDAGFIVAINQDAKAPIFDVAHIGTTCDLFDLLPALTERLNTRNA